A single genomic interval of Ruminococcus sp. NK3A76 harbors:
- a CDS encoding HAD-IA family hydrolase produces MSTYRYDTALFDLDGTLTDSAEGIIRSARYALEQMKWDIPSDEVLARFLGPPLIVSFQEQCGMNKEQAAEATRLFRVRYTDTGLFENRPYDGIVEMLERLKKAGICLATATSKPEDYAVRILTKFGLIDYFDFIGAATFDESRHDKIAVLGYTLDKLGIKDKSKVIMVGDRSNDIDGAHRFGLECIAVRYGYGNDDEFKAHSADYIVDTPDMAADVILSIRS; encoded by the coding sequence TTGAGTACATACAGATACGACACGGCGCTTTTTGACCTTGACGGGACGCTGACTGACTCGGCGGAGGGGATAATCAGATCCGCAAGATATGCGCTTGAACAGATGAAATGGGATATCCCGTCTGACGAAGTGCTCGCAAGGTTCCTCGGACCGCCGCTGATAGTTTCCTTTCAGGAGCAGTGCGGCATGAACAAGGAACAGGCAGCGGAAGCTACACGGCTATTCAGGGTAAGATACACTGACACAGGGCTTTTTGAAAACAGGCCGTATGACGGTATTGTCGAGATGCTTGAAAGGCTGAAAAAAGCCGGCATATGTTTAGCGACTGCGACGAGCAAGCCTGAGGATTATGCGGTAAGGATACTTACGAAATTCGGGCTTATTGATTACTTTGACTTTATCGGTGCGGCGACGTTTGACGAGAGCAGGCACGACAAGATAGCAGTCCTGGGATACACGCTCGACAAGCTCGGTATCAAGGACAAAAGCAAGGTGATAATGGTCGGTGACAGGTCAAATGACATTGACGGAGCACACCGGTTCGGTTTGGAATGCATAGCCGTAAGATACGGCTACGGCAATGATGATGAGTTCAAGGCTCACTCGGCTGACTATATCGTGGACACACCGGATATGGCGGCAGATGTGATCCTTTCAATACGCTCTTAA
- the purE gene encoding 5-(carboxyamino)imidazole ribonucleotide mutase codes for MKKVAIIMGSDSDFPVVKNAASTLKSFGVEYECHVMSAHRSPELAAEYAKNAKANGFGVIICAAGMAAHLAGVVAGHTTLPVIGIPCKGANFDGMDALLATVQMPSGIPVATVAVDGAKNAAILAVQMLAITDEGLAEKLEAEKAKMLEGVKQKDAAMQEKIKEL; via the coding sequence ATGAAAAAGGTCGCTATTATCATGGGGTCTGACAGCGATTTTCCTGTTGTCAAGAATGCAGCAAGCACTCTTAAGAGCTTTGGCGTTGAGTACGAATGTCATGTAATGAGCGCACACCGCTCGCCGGAGCTGGCTGCTGAATATGCAAAGAACGCAAAGGCAAACGGCTTTGGTGTTATCATCTGCGCAGCCGGAATGGCAGCACACTTAGCAGGTGTTGTGGCAGGTCACACTACCCTGCCGGTAATAGGTATCCCCTGCAAGGGCGCAAACTTTGACGGAATGGATGCTCTGCTCGCAACTGTTCAGATGCCGAGCGGCATACCTGTTGCGACTGTTGCTGTTGACGGTGCAAAGAATGCTGCAATACTCGCAGTTCAGATGCTTGCGATAACCGATGAAGGACTTGCTGAAAAGCTCGAAGCTGAAAAGGCAAAGATGCTCGAAGGCGTAAAGCAGAAGGACGCTGCAATGCAGGAGAAGATAAAAGAGCTTTGA
- the rsmA gene encoding 16S rRNA (adenine(1518)-N(6)/adenine(1519)-N(6))-dimethyltransferase RsmA, producing the protein MDNLSNISVVKELLSRHGFTFSKALGQNFLVNPTVCPKIAEMGNAKPGFGIIEIGTGIGVLTNELCKRADKVVAIEIDDRLKPVLEETLSEYDNFKLIISDVLKVDLHELIRQEFEGLDVAVCANLPYYITSPIIMSLLESRLPIKSVTVMVQKEAGTRLLAKVGSRDMGAVTVAVNYFSEPRLLFNVSRGSFMPSPNVDSCVIRFDIRESTPAGVTDEQFFFKTVRAAFSQRRKTLSNSVSSAMGIDKSVVASAIEASSLSPSCRPEALSMEQLILFCENLRKLL; encoded by the coding sequence ATGGATAATCTTTCAAATATAAGCGTTGTCAAGGAGCTGCTGTCAAGGCATGGCTTTACATTCTCAAAAGCCCTTGGTCAGAATTTTCTTGTCAACCCCACAGTATGCCCTAAAATAGCTGAAATGGGCAATGCAAAGCCCGGCTTCGGTATCATAGAGATAGGCACCGGTATAGGCGTTCTCACCAACGAGCTCTGTAAGCGTGCCGATAAGGTCGTGGCGATAGAGATAGATGACCGCTTAAAGCCTGTATTAGAGGAAACGTTAAGTGAGTATGACAATTTCAAGCTCATCATCTCCGACGTTTTGAAGGTCGATCTCCATGAGCTTATCAGGCAGGAATTTGAAGGTCTTGACGTTGCCGTATGTGCAAACCTCCCGTATTATATCACTTCACCGATAATCATGTCTCTCCTCGAGAGCAGACTTCCGATAAAAAGCGTTACAGTCATGGTGCAGAAGGAAGCCGGCACACGCCTTCTTGCGAAGGTAGGCTCCCGTGATATGGGCGCTGTCACTGTCGCTGTCAATTATTTCAGTGAACCCAGGCTGCTGTTCAATGTCTCCCGTGGGAGCTTTATGCCCTCACCGAATGTTGACAGCTGCGTTATAAGATTTGATATCAGAGAGTCTACTCCTGCCGGCGTTACCGATGAGCAGTTTTTCTTTAAGACTGTCCGTGCAGCGTTCTCTCAGCGCAGAAAAACTCTTTCCAACTCCGTCTCCTCGGCAATGGGAATTGATAAGTCTGTAGTTGCTTCTGCGATAGAGGCAAGCTCGCTTTCACCCAGCTGCCGCCCCGAGGCTCTTTCGATGGAACAGCTGATACTGTTCTGTGAAAATCTGAGAAAATTACTGTAA